One window of Pectobacterium carotovorum genomic DNA carries:
- the leuD gene encoding 3-isopropylmalate dehydratase small subunit → MAKFTQHTGLVVPLDAANVDTDAIIPKQFLQKVTRTGFGQHLFHDWRFLDDAGQQPNPEFVLNKPHYKGASILLARENFGCGSSREHAPWALTDYGFKVVIAPSFADIFYGNSFNNQLLPVKLSDEEVDELFKLVDGQEGITFTVDLENQVVQAGSKSYPFEIDSFRRHCMINGLDSIGLTLQHEASITEYEKNQPAFLN, encoded by the coding sequence ATGGCTAAATTTACCCAACACACAGGTCTGGTGGTTCCTCTGGATGCCGCTAACGTCGATACCGACGCCATCATTCCCAAGCAGTTTCTGCAAAAGGTGACGCGTACCGGTTTCGGCCAACACCTGTTCCACGACTGGCGTTTTCTGGACGATGCGGGCCAACAACCCAACCCTGAGTTTGTGCTGAACAAGCCGCATTACAAAGGGGCGAGTATCCTGCTGGCGCGGGAAAACTTCGGCTGCGGTTCTTCCCGTGAGCACGCACCGTGGGCGCTGACCGATTACGGCTTCAAAGTCGTTATCGCCCCAAGCTTCGCTGATATTTTCTACGGCAACTCGTTTAACAACCAGCTGCTGCCGGTGAAGTTGAGCGATGAAGAAGTGGACGAGCTGTTCAAGCTGGTTGACGGGCAAGAAGGTATTACCTTCACGGTAGATCTGGAAAATCAGGTCGTTCAGGCGGGCAGCAAAAGCTATCCGTTCGAAATCGACAGCTTCCGCCGTCACTGCATGATCAACGGGTTAGACAGCATCGGCCTGACGCTGCAACACGAAGCGTCTATCACCGAGTATGAAAAGAATCAGCCAGCCTTTTTGAACTGA
- a CDS encoding Tar ligand binding domain-containing protein, with amino-acid sequence MSDVPYQSIAIYEKPEPWHAAPGVHNIKLTPLFVVVFSGVLLLFALAVSTSSYFLKQAEQSLNSSTLELNVRMELVDSANHMRAARMNLLHAVNHLRNGLTDNYNASMKAAEERLSLSQQMFNGYQNRSVRADVELARDNELKARYGDYVERGIKPMFDIAKKGNVEELNAFESTTLSKLDDEYDVPLKASYLYRVEMAKNINVTAERHSTLGYTLMIGAFILAIVLTGMTFLLIRRVIINPVQYWVSRIQAIAHGDLTSASVDVGRNEIGILGKNIQQMQDSLSETVGSVRDSAESIHSSSTKIAVGNTDLSARTEQQAAALAETAASMEQLTAAVKQNTDNAHHASVVATETSTKAVNGGSIVEQVVGSMADIAKSSDKISEIIALINGIAFQTNILALNAAVEAARAGEQGKGFAVVAGEVRNLAQRSANAATEIAALIKESEARVTEGTTLASEAGKAMAEIVAEINNVTRIMNEIALASDEQSSGINQVSLAISEMDRVTQQNATLVLEASSSAASLEQQAERLNLGVSRFHLM; translated from the coding sequence ATGAGCGATGTTCCTTATCAGTCAATAGCGATTTACGAAAAACCAGAACCTTGGCATGCTGCACCCGGCGTGCACAACATCAAACTGACACCCCTTTTTGTCGTTGTTTTTTCTGGTGTTTTACTACTTTTTGCCTTGGCGGTTTCCACATCGTCCTATTTTCTTAAGCAGGCTGAACAGTCGTTAAATAGTTCGACGCTGGAATTGAATGTTCGAATGGAACTTGTTGATAGTGCTAATCATATGCGTGCGGCGCGTATGAATTTGCTACATGCTGTGAATCACTTACGTAATGGTCTTACTGATAACTACAATGCGAGTATGAAAGCGGCTGAAGAACGCCTGTCGCTGTCTCAGCAAATGTTTAATGGCTATCAAAATAGGTCGGTTCGCGCTGATGTTGAACTCGCCCGCGATAACGAATTAAAAGCGCGCTATGGCGATTATGTTGAACGCGGTATTAAACCTATGTTTGACATAGCGAAGAAGGGCAATGTGGAAGAACTCAATGCGTTTGAGTCGACGACCCTGTCTAAATTGGATGATGAATATGATGTGCCGTTGAAGGCGTCCTATCTTTATCGGGTTGAGATGGCAAAAAATATTAATGTGACGGCTGAAAGGCATTCCACTCTGGGCTATACGCTCATGATAGGTGCCTTTATTCTGGCGATCGTATTAACGGGCATGACGTTCTTATTAATTCGTCGAGTCATTATTAACCCAGTGCAGTATTGGGTGTCGCGCATACAGGCAATCGCGCACGGAGATTTAACGAGCGCGAGTGTAGATGTCGGGCGGAATGAAATCGGTATTTTGGGGAAAAACATCCAGCAAATGCAGGACTCGCTCTCCGAAACGGTTGGCTCGGTACGCGACAGCGCAGAGTCGATTCACAGCAGTTCGACGAAAATTGCCGTCGGTAATACGGATTTGTCTGCACGAACTGAACAGCAGGCTGCGGCGTTGGCGGAAACGGCGGCCAGCATGGAGCAACTTACGGCTGCGGTGAAGCAGAATACCGATAATGCGCATCATGCAAGCGTTGTGGCGACGGAGACCTCAACCAAAGCGGTGAACGGTGGCAGCATTGTTGAACAGGTTGTGGGGTCTATGGCGGATATCGCCAAGAGTTCAGATAAGATTTCTGAGATTATCGCGCTCATTAACGGGATTGCATTTCAGACCAATATTCTGGCGTTGAATGCGGCGGTTGAAGCAGCGAGAGCGGGCGAGCAGGGCAAAGGCTTCGCGGTAGTTGCAGGAGAAGTGCGTAATCTGGCACAGCGCTCGGCTAACGCCGCAACGGAAATTGCAGCACTGATTAAAGAATCCGAAGCCAGAGTGACAGAGGGAACGACGCTGGCATCCGAAGCGGGTAAAGCGATGGCCGAGATTGTGGCTGAAATTAATAACGTCACCCGCATCATGAATGAGATTGCGCTGGCGTCTGATGAACAGAGCAGCGGTATCAATCAGGTGTCGTTAGCGATATCAGAAATGGATCGGGTCACGCAACAAAACGCAACGCTGGTGCTGGAGGCTTCCTCGTCTGCCGCCTCGCTGGAGCAGCAGGCCGAGCGATTGAATCTTGGCGTTTCCCGGTTTCATCTGATGTGA
- a CDS encoding long-chain fatty acid--CoA ligase, with protein sequence MNNHLQPYHVVHRVQDQINHCAGRITLREWTPAGEQQLTWTQAGQRIQRIASALLALGLDVQERVAIFSHNSMNWSLADLALLHLRAISVPIYATNTAAQAAFIINDADIRTIFVGGQEQLDALLALRDTCPQLRNIIVMDEGVNLRGSDIVQSLREFEAQAVDDFWREEWQTRIDSRDLNDLFTLIYTSGTTGEPKGVMLDYTNMAMQLKLHDDRLDMSENDVSLSFLPLSHVFERAWSFVIIHRGAQNVYLSDTNLVRAAMQAVKPTVMCAVPRFYEKVYSAVHEKVAQAPWYRQCLFNWALAQGQHAFLASQAAKKGGLFRRVMHRYADRLVLGKLRQLLGGEIRFMPAAGARLDDNIILFFRSIGIRIIYGYGMTETCATVSCWEEGRFRLGSIGTPLPGIEVRIGEEKEIQVRGATIMRGYFHRPQETAETFTEDGWLKTGDAGELDANGNLFITERLKDLMKTSGGKYIAPQHLEGTLGQDRFIEQVAIIADTRKYVSALIVPCFEALEEYAHSINLKYHDRLELLRHSHIIELFEQRLREMQKELSRVEQVKKFTLLPVPFSMAEGELTPTLKLRRKIINQRYQLEIDAMYAES encoded by the coding sequence ATGAATAATCATTTACAGCCATACCATGTGGTGCACCGGGTCCAAGATCAAATCAATCACTGCGCAGGCCGTATTACGTTGCGCGAGTGGACGCCTGCGGGCGAACAGCAGCTCACCTGGACACAGGCCGGGCAGCGCATTCAGCGCATTGCCAGCGCGCTCTTAGCGCTGGGGCTGGATGTTCAGGAACGGGTTGCGATTTTCTCTCATAATTCAATGAACTGGTCGCTGGCCGATCTGGCATTGCTGCACCTGCGGGCGATTAGCGTGCCAATCTATGCCACGAATACGGCGGCACAGGCGGCATTCATTATCAATGATGCGGACATCCGTACGATATTCGTTGGCGGTCAGGAACAGTTGGATGCGCTGCTGGCGCTGCGCGATACCTGCCCACAGCTGCGAAACATCATCGTGATGGATGAAGGTGTTAACCTGCGCGGCAGCGACATTGTGCAATCGCTGCGCGAGTTTGAAGCGCAGGCGGTAGACGATTTCTGGCGTGAGGAATGGCAAACGCGCATCGACAGCCGCGATCTCAACGATCTGTTTACGCTGATTTATACCTCTGGCACCACTGGTGAACCGAAAGGCGTCATGCTGGATTACACCAACATGGCGATGCAGTTAAAGCTGCACGACGATCGTCTGGATATGTCAGAAAACGACGTATCGCTCAGTTTCTTGCCGCTTTCTCACGTATTTGAGCGCGCATGGAGCTTTGTCATTATACACCGTGGCGCGCAGAACGTGTATCTCAGTGATACGAATCTGGTGCGTGCCGCGATGCAGGCGGTGAAGCCTACCGTGATGTGTGCCGTACCGCGTTTTTATGAGAAAGTTTACAGCGCAGTCCATGAAAAAGTGGCGCAGGCACCGTGGTATCGCCAGTGTCTATTTAACTGGGCTCTTGCGCAGGGGCAACACGCTTTTCTGGCTAGCCAGGCCGCGAAGAAGGGTGGTCTTTTCCGCCGCGTGATGCATCGCTATGCAGACCGACTGGTGTTAGGGAAACTGCGCCAACTGCTGGGGGGCGAGATTCGCTTTATGCCAGCTGCGGGCGCGCGATTGGATGACAACATCATTCTGTTTTTCCGGTCGATTGGGATTCGCATCATCTATGGCTACGGCATGACTGAAACCTGTGCGACGGTTTCCTGCTGGGAAGAAGGCCGCTTCCGCTTAGGTTCTATTGGTACGCCGCTGCCGGGCATTGAGGTCCGTATTGGCGAGGAAAAAGAGATTCAGGTACGTGGTGCGACCATCATGCGGGGCTATTTCCACCGTCCGCAGGAAACCGCAGAAACCTTTACCGAAGATGGCTGGTTGAAAACCGGCGATGCGGGGGAACTGGATGCCAACGGTAACCTGTTTATTACCGAACGATTGAAAGATCTGATGAAAACTTCGGGCGGTAAATATATCGCACCGCAGCATCTGGAAGGCACGCTGGGGCAGGATCGCTTCATTGAACAGGTTGCGATTATTGCGGACACGCGTAAGTACGTGTCTGCGCTGATTGTTCCCTGTTTCGAGGCGCTGGAAGAATACGCTCACTCCATCAATCTGAAGTACCACGATCGCCTGGAGCTACTGCGCCACAGCCATATTATTGAGCTGTTCGAGCAGCGTCTGCGGGAGATGCAGAAAGAGCTTTCCCGCGTTGAGCAGGTGAAGAAATTCACGCTATTGCCTGTGCCGTTTTCGATGGCGGAAGGGGAATTGACGCCAACGCTCAAGCTGCGCAGAAAGATCATCAACCAGCGTTACCAACTGGAAATTGATGCGATGTACGCAGAGTCTTGA
- a CDS encoding AraC family transcriptional regulator produces MQKKPVVQEQTHFRHLEALGGLDMLQAQYYQQRFPRHVHDTYCISVIEQGAQRFYRSGAEHVAPKGDIILVNADDVHTGSSEVETGWAYRAIYPHPDLFRSINQDLQRSKDSIPWFPDAVVHDPGLADQLLMTFNMLAQPGNMLLKETLLLSSLTWLTMRYSKTRLTPQILPVATQNILNVKAFMDSYPERELALVELAALAELSVWHFLRQFKAVVGITPHAYLIQARLHKAKELLRKGDAILDVSVSCGFTDQSHFHRHFKNSLGLTPGEFAKGNA; encoded by the coding sequence GTGCAGAAAAAGCCGGTAGTGCAAGAGCAGACACATTTCAGGCATCTGGAAGCATTAGGTGGTCTGGATATGTTGCAGGCGCAGTACTATCAGCAGCGCTTTCCTCGCCATGTGCATGATACGTATTGTATCAGCGTGATTGAGCAGGGGGCTCAGCGTTTTTATCGTTCCGGTGCAGAGCATGTCGCCCCCAAAGGTGACATTATTCTGGTGAATGCTGACGATGTACACACGGGGAGTTCCGAGGTAGAAACAGGCTGGGCCTATCGCGCCATTTATCCACATCCCGATCTTTTTCGTTCGATTAATCAGGATCTTCAACGCTCGAAGGATTCCATTCCGTGGTTTCCCGACGCTGTTGTTCACGATCCAGGACTGGCAGATCAGTTGCTCATGACGTTCAATATGCTCGCTCAGCCGGGCAATATGCTCTTGAAAGAAACGCTGCTGTTGTCGTCATTAACCTGGCTGACGATGCGCTATAGCAAGACGCGCCTGACGCCACAGATACTGCCCGTTGCGACCCAAAATATACTGAATGTTAAAGCGTTTATGGACAGCTATCCTGAGAGAGAACTGGCTCTCGTTGAATTAGCCGCGCTGGCTGAACTCAGTGTGTGGCACTTCTTGCGACAGTTTAAAGCGGTGGTGGGGATTACGCCTCACGCCTACTTGATTCAGGCTCGCCTGCACAAGGCTAAGGAATTATTGCGCAAAGGCGATGCTATCCTTGATGTTTCCGTGTCGTGTGGTTTTACCGACCAGAGCCACTTCCATCGCCATTTCAAAAACTCGTTGGGGCTGACGCCTGGCGAGTTTGCTAAAGGCAACGCATAG
- the leuC gene encoding 3-isopropylmalate dehydratase large subunit — translation MGKTLYQKLFEAHVVHEAPNETPLLYIDRHLVHEVTSPQAFDGLRAMGRKVRQPGKTFATMDHNVSTQTKDINASGEMARIQMQELIKNCAEFGVQLYDLNHPYQGIVHVIGPEQGMTLPGMTIVCGDSHTATHGAFGSLAFGIGTSEVEHVLATQTLKQGRAKTMKIEVTGDAPHGITAKDIVLAIIGKTGSAGGTGHVVEFCGTAIRALSMEGRMTLCNMAIEMGAKAGLVAPDETTFNYLKGRQFAPKDANWDAAVAYWSTLKSDDDAQFDTIVTLDAAQIAPQVTWGTNPGQVIAVNQEIPSPDSFSDPVERASAAKALAYMDLQPGIKLTDVKIDKVFIGSCTNSRIEDLRAAAEIAKGRKVAAGVQAIVVPGSGPVKTMAELEGLDKVFIEAGFEWRLPGCSMCLAMNNDRLNPGERCASTSNRNFEGRQGRAGRTHLVSPAMAAAAAVTGRFADVRELN, via the coding sequence ATGGGTAAGACGTTATATCAAAAATTGTTCGAAGCGCACGTGGTTCATGAAGCGCCGAACGAAACGCCGCTGCTGTATATCGACAGACATCTGGTACACGAAGTGACTTCCCCACAGGCCTTCGACGGCCTGCGAGCGATGGGCCGTAAGGTTCGTCAACCGGGGAAAACCTTCGCGACCATGGACCACAACGTGTCCACGCAAACCAAAGACATCAACGCCAGTGGCGAGATGGCCCGCATTCAGATGCAGGAGTTAATCAAGAACTGTGCAGAATTCGGCGTTCAACTGTATGACCTGAACCACCCGTATCAGGGCATTGTTCACGTTATCGGCCCTGAACAAGGGATGACGCTGCCGGGTATGACCATCGTCTGCGGTGACTCACACACGGCAACGCACGGCGCGTTTGGCTCACTGGCTTTCGGTATCGGTACGTCGGAAGTGGAACATGTGCTGGCAACGCAAACCCTGAAACAGGGTCGCGCTAAAACCATGAAGATTGAAGTCACCGGCGATGCACCACACGGCATCACCGCGAAAGACATCGTGCTGGCGATCATCGGTAAAACCGGTAGCGCAGGCGGCACCGGTCATGTGGTTGAATTCTGCGGTACAGCTATTCGTGCGCTGAGCATGGAAGGCCGCATGACGCTGTGTAATATGGCGATTGAGATGGGTGCGAAAGCAGGTCTGGTCGCGCCGGACGAGACAACCTTCAACTACCTGAAAGGCCGCCAGTTTGCACCGAAAGATGCCAACTGGGATGCCGCTGTTGCGTACTGGAGCACGCTGAAATCCGATGATGACGCGCAGTTCGATACGATCGTCACGCTGGACGCCGCGCAGATCGCGCCGCAGGTTACCTGGGGTACTAACCCCGGTCAGGTTATCGCCGTCAATCAGGAAATCCCTAGCCCTGACTCTTTCAGCGATCCGGTAGAACGCGCCTCCGCGGCCAAAGCACTGGCCTATATGGATCTGCAACCCGGCATTAAACTGACCGACGTGAAGATCGATAAAGTCTTCATTGGTTCCTGCACCAACTCGCGCATTGAAGATTTGCGCGCAGCAGCAGAAATCGCCAAAGGGCGCAAAGTTGCCGCTGGCGTTCAGGCTATCGTCGTACCTGGCTCCGGTCCGGTAAAAACGATGGCGGAGCTGGAAGGGCTGGATAAAGTGTTCATCGAGGCGGGCTTTGAGTGGCGTTTACCGGGCTGTTCTATGTGTCTGGCGATGAATAATGACCGCCTGAACCCCGGCGAGCGTTGTGCATCAACCAGCAACCGTAACTTTGAAGGCCGTCAGGGCCGCGCGGGTCGCACCCATCTGGTCAGCCCGGCAATGGCTGCGGCAGCGGCAGTGACGGGTCGCTTTGCCGACGTCCGCGAGTTGAATTAA
- the leuA gene encoding 2-isopropylmalate synthase has protein sequence MSEQVIIFDTTLRDGEQALQASLSVKEKLQIAFALERMGVDVMEVGFPVSSPGDFESVQTIARNIKNSRVCGLTRCVEKDIDVAAEALRVAEAFRIHTFIATSPMHIATKLRSTLDEVIERAIYMIKRARNYTDDVEFSCEDAGRTPIPDLCRVVEAAINAGARTINIPDTVGYTMPHEFGNIIASLYQHVPNIDKAIISVHTHDDLGLAVGNAMAAVHAGARQVEGTLNGIGERAGNCSLEEVIMAIKTRHNILNVHTNINHQEIYRTSQLVSQICNMPIPANKAVVGANAFAHSSGIHQDGVLKNRENYEIMTPESIGLKEVQLNLTSRSGRAAVKHRMEEMGYQDSDYNLDDLYSAFLKLADKKGQVFDYDLEALAFISRQQEEPEFYHLDYFSVQSGSSVMATASVKLICGEEIQSEAATGNGPVDAVYQAINRITGYQVSLVKYQLTAKGQGRDALGQVDIVADYQGRRFHGVGLATDIVESSAQAMVNVLNNIKRAQQVEKEIQRLQQHSNQQQNDSKQQNSQETV, from the coding sequence ATGAGCGAGCAAGTCATTATTTTTGATACCACATTACGCGATGGTGAACAGGCTTTACAGGCGAGTCTGAGTGTAAAAGAAAAGCTGCAAATTGCCTTCGCCCTGGAGCGTATGGGCGTTGATGTCATGGAAGTTGGCTTTCCTGTATCCTCTCCCGGCGACTTTGAATCCGTTCAGACGATTGCCCGCAACATCAAAAATAGTCGTGTGTGTGGCCTGACCCGCTGTGTTGAGAAAGACATCGATGTCGCCGCAGAAGCGCTGCGTGTCGCAGAAGCTTTCCGTATTCACACCTTTATCGCGACCTCACCGATGCACATCGCCACCAAGCTGCGCAGCACGCTGGATGAAGTGATCGAACGCGCCATTTACATGATCAAACGCGCGCGTAACTACACAGACGACGTTGAATTTTCCTGCGAAGATGCGGGTCGTACGCCAATCCCAGACCTGTGTCGCGTGGTTGAAGCCGCCATCAACGCCGGTGCTCGCACGATTAATATCCCAGACACCGTCGGCTACACCATGCCGCATGAGTTCGGCAATATCATCGCCTCTCTGTACCAACACGTTCCCAACATCGATAAAGCTATCATTTCTGTTCACACTCACGACGATCTGGGCTTGGCCGTCGGCAACGCCATGGCAGCGGTGCATGCAGGTGCTCGTCAGGTAGAAGGCACATTGAACGGTATCGGCGAACGTGCGGGTAACTGTTCACTGGAAGAAGTCATCATGGCGATCAAAACCCGCCATAACATCCTGAATGTGCACACCAACATCAATCATCAGGAAATCTACCGTACCAGCCAGCTGGTCAGCCAGATTTGCAATATGCCCATTCCTGCCAACAAAGCGGTTGTGGGTGCCAACGCCTTCGCCCACTCCTCTGGTATTCACCAGGATGGCGTGCTGAAGAACCGTGAAAACTACGAAATCATGACGCCGGAATCCATCGGCCTGAAAGAAGTACAGTTGAACCTGACTTCCCGTTCTGGTCGCGCGGCGGTGAAACACCGCATGGAAGAGATGGGCTATCAGGACAGCGACTACAATCTGGACGATTTGTACTCTGCCTTCCTGAAACTGGCGGATAAGAAAGGTCAGGTCTTTGATTACGATCTGGAAGCGTTGGCCTTTATCAGCCGTCAGCAGGAAGAGCCTGAGTTCTACCATCTGGATTATTTCAGCGTTCAGTCCGGCTCCAGCGTGATGGCAACCGCCTCTGTCAAACTGATCTGCGGCGAAGAAATCCAGTCAGAAGCCGCGACAGGCAATGGCCCGGTGGATGCCGTTTATCAGGCGATCAACCGCATTACGGGTTATCAAGTTTCGCTGGTTAAATACCAACTGACCGCCAAAGGTCAGGGCCGTGATGCGCTGGGTCAGGTTGATATTGTCGCGGACTATCAAGGGCGTCGTTTCCACGGCGTCGGTCTGGCAACGGATATCGTTGAATCTTCCGCGCAGGCAATGGTAAATGTATTAAACAACATCAAACGTGCTCAGCAGGTAGAAAAAGAAATTCAACGTCTGCAGCAGCACAGTAACCAACAACAAAACGATAGCAAACAACAAAACAGTCAGGAAACAGTGTGA
- a CDS encoding AzlC family ABC transporter permease produces the protein MENTVARSSSESKYTVSPWKHFMTGVVEMLPLCLSVVPWGILAGSMAIQSGLSVGQSIGMSAIIFAGAAQLVSLGLLMSGANVATLLISVFFITAQHLIYGLTLREYVSTLKLRKRLPIGFLLSDELFALSEKKDRKNNVSTSYLIGAGFTFYIFWNIFSILGVVMASSVPDLDKYHLDYSIVATFITIVVPMIKKISTFSGVLFSLLLSMLLSYFKVEGAIAIAGVGGMFFSVLIASVLKEEK, from the coding sequence ATGGAAAACACCGTAGCCCGTTCATCGTCTGAATCAAAATACACCGTGAGTCCGTGGAAGCATTTTATGACCGGCGTGGTTGAAATGCTTCCGCTCTGTTTGTCCGTGGTGCCCTGGGGCATTCTGGCCGGTTCTATGGCTATTCAATCGGGATTATCCGTTGGGCAAAGTATCGGGATGTCCGCGATTATTTTCGCGGGAGCGGCGCAACTCGTGTCGCTTGGGTTGCTTATGTCTGGGGCGAATGTTGCGACGCTATTAATTTCCGTTTTTTTTATCACCGCACAGCACCTGATATATGGCCTGACGCTGCGTGAATATGTTTCAACGTTGAAATTAAGAAAACGGCTTCCTATCGGGTTTTTATTATCGGATGAGCTTTTTGCACTTAGTGAAAAGAAAGACAGGAAGAACAACGTTAGCACCAGCTATTTAATCGGTGCGGGTTTCACCTTTTATATTTTCTGGAATATTTTCAGTATTCTTGGCGTGGTCATGGCGTCATCTGTGCCCGATTTGGATAAGTATCACCTTGATTACTCTATCGTTGCCACGTTTATCACCATCGTTGTACCGATGATAAAGAAGATCAGCACCTTCTCTGGCGTCCTGTTTTCTCTGCTGCTGTCGATGCTATTGAGCTATTTCAAGGTAGAAGGTGCCATTGCTATTGCCGGTGTCGGCGGCATGTTTTTCTCTGTTCTCATCGCATCTGTGCTTAAGGAAGAAAAATGA
- the leuB gene encoding 3-isopropylmalate dehydrogenase gives MTKSYHIAVLPGDGIGPEVMAQAHKVLDAVRQRFGIRITTSEYDVGGIAIDRQGTPLPQATVAGCEQADAILFGSVGGPKWEHLPPAEQPERGALLPLRKHFKLFSNLRPARLYQGLEAFCPLRSDIAAKGFDILCVRELTGGIYFGQPKGREGSGQYERAFDTEVYHRFEIERIAHIAFESARKRRSIVTSIDKANVLQSSILWREIVNEVAQHYPDVKLSHLYIDNATMQLIKDPSQFDVMLCSNLFGDILSDECAMITGSMGMLPSASLNEQGFGLYEPAGGSAPDIAGKDIANPIAQILSLALLLRYSLGADDAAEAIEKAVNTALAEGYRTADLASTGSAIGTNEMGDVIARFVAQGA, from the coding sequence ATGACAAAGAGCTACCATATCGCCGTTTTACCCGGAGACGGCATTGGCCCAGAAGTAATGGCACAGGCCCATAAAGTACTGGATGCGGTACGTCAGCGTTTTGGCATCCGCATTACCACCAGCGAATATGACGTTGGCGGCATCGCCATTGACCGTCAGGGCACGCCGCTGCCGCAGGCGACCGTCGCGGGTTGTGAGCAGGCCGATGCGATTCTGTTTGGTTCCGTTGGCGGCCCGAAATGGGAACACCTGCCACCGGCAGAGCAGCCGGAGCGCGGTGCGTTATTGCCTCTGCGTAAACACTTCAAACTGTTCAGCAACCTGCGTCCTGCTCGCCTGTATCAGGGACTGGAAGCGTTTTGCCCGCTGCGCAGTGATATCGCCGCGAAGGGCTTTGATATCCTGTGCGTCCGCGAACTGACGGGCGGCATCTACTTCGGCCAGCCAAAAGGTCGTGAAGGTAGCGGTCAGTATGAGCGCGCTTTCGATACCGAGGTCTATCACCGTTTCGAGATTGAGCGCATCGCGCACATCGCGTTTGAATCCGCTCGCAAGCGTCGCAGCATCGTGACCTCTATCGATAAAGCCAACGTGCTGCAAAGCTCGATTCTGTGGCGCGAGATAGTCAACGAAGTCGCACAGCACTATCCCGATGTGAAGCTGTCTCACCTGTATATCGATAACGCAACGATGCAGTTAATTAAGGATCCGTCTCAGTTTGACGTGATGCTGTGTTCTAACCTGTTCGGTGACATTCTGTCCGACGAGTGCGCCATGATTACCGGCTCAATGGGCATGCTGCCTTCTGCCAGCCTGAACGAGCAAGGCTTTGGCCTGTACGAACCTGCTGGCGGTTCCGCACCAGATATCGCTGGTAAAGATATTGCCAACCCGATTGCACAGATTCTGTCGCTGGCACTGCTGCTGCGCTACAGCCTGGGTGCAGACGATGCCGCAGAGGCGATCGAAAAAGCCGTTAATACCGCACTGGCTGAAGGCTATCGCACCGCCGATTTGGCAAGCACCGGCAGCGCGATCGGTACCAATGAAATGGGCGACGTGATTGCGCGTTTTGTCGCGCAAGGGGCATAA
- a CDS encoding AzlD domain-containing protein — translation MSWLLIFVLAGIVFFNRYIFLEPAVPVKIPVLLHRALKYSAPCLLTAICGPIILMDHGVIRAFPDNPYFLGAIVSVVISFFIRNIVVAVLLSMLAFYLIAGLL, via the coding sequence ATGAGCTGGTTATTGATATTCGTTCTGGCAGGGATCGTGTTTTTTAATCGCTATATCTTTCTTGAACCCGCGGTGCCGGTAAAAATCCCGGTTTTACTCCATCGGGCGTTAAAGTATTCAGCACCTTGTTTACTCACTGCGATTTGCGGACCGATTATTTTGATGGACCACGGCGTTATTCGCGCATTTCCTGATAATCCGTATTTTCTCGGCGCGATAGTGAGTGTCGTGATTTCATTCTTTATCAGAAATATAGTGGTTGCGGTCCTCTTGAGTATGTTGGCTTTTTATCTCATTGCTGGGTTGCTGTAA